TAGTGTATTGCTTAGATGAACATTCATGTGCATTTATGTCTAGGCTGCACATCTCAAAATGTTTGAATGGTATAGCAACAATGACAGAATTTGCCAAGTAGCCATCTACTGCAGGCACAAAACAGGCAGGAGTCCTTTGCTGCCTCTTAAAAATAACCTGTgaattttcatctgttttgtaGGTCTTATTTTGTCTGTCCACTTTATGGGTTCCTCCAGGTCTGAAGTCACAGTCATTCTATTCCTACATCTGGCAATACagaaacccaacaaaaaaagtaCACCTTAGGTGATGTTCAGACAGAACTGCTAAGAGGGAGCACCATACTGAAAAAGTTGGCACTAAATGAAAAGCGTCAACATGCTCTAGAAGGCACAGGCTCTGGGAAATCTAGAGATTACGGATTGCTGTGGCACCTGTCCATGGCAATGGTTAACAAAAGCAGGTGTTCATTGATCCAACAGACTTGAAAGCCACATGTGGGCTAGTTTAATTTTTGTGCCAGTAGGGGTTTATGTTCCAAACAGATTATCAAATGTGTAATTCAGCCCTCAGCATTCAGCTGTATGGTGTCAAGTTCCCACCCCAGTTAAACATGCAATCCCATCAGACATGGTAGCTGTATTAAAGATTACTTCTGATTCCATACTGATTTGACAAATTTATCAAGTGGGGCAAGAAGAGGTGCAAGAATAGGAaacatggagaagagaaacaCAGGTAGGAGTTACTAATTGTGctgcctgaaatatttttttacatcaaaGATGTTCCATAAAGTGCATTTCACTTTGTCTAACAATTTATTTTGCACTTTGTTCaggtttggtttatttaatGCTGTCTAAGCTTTCCCATTTCTTTAATTCTATCTTTCAAACGATTTTTTCAAGGTTAGCTGGCAAAACTGgacttcagttttcagtttgaTAAAATTCTTTTTACTCTTGTTATTGGCTGCTTTTACAGGGTACACCAGTTTGAGCTACAGGAATTCATTAAGGTCTTCTGAGAGATATAGTTTTGGGTGTAAGTAAAATCCACTTGGATAGGTTTCTACATGGGACTGTCGGGGTTACTGGATGTAATCAAAGCTTGTGGAAATCAGTGGAACCTGGAAGTATTTTGCAGTTTGGAGATTTAAGTAGATACAAGgtagattaaaataaatatttaagttcATTTGTAGGCTGTATGGATACAAAAGGTATTTTTAGATCAGTTTATGTAACTGGAAAGAATGGACACATTTTGGGGCCAATTAATccttttttcacagaatcacagaatagtttaggttggaagggacattaaagaccatatacttccaacccccctgccatgggcagggacatctcccagcagaccaggttgctggaagccccatctaacctggccttgaacactttcagggaggggacatctacaacttccctgggcaacctgtgccagtgtctcaccaccctcacagtacagaatttcttcctaatgtctaaactaaatctaccctttttcagttcaaaaccattacccctcatcctatcactccatgcccttgtagaagtccctccccagctttcctgtaggagGCCTTTAGAtactagaaggccactatacggtctccccagagccttctctccaggctgaacaaccccaactctctcagcctgtcttcagaggagaggtgctccagccctctgataatcttcatggccttcctctggacttgcttcaacagctccatgtccttctcagGCTGGAGgctccaaaactgaacacagtactccaggtggggtctcacaagagtggagtagaggggcagaatcccttgaccttctggtcacacttctttagatacagcccaggacatggttggcttttgGGGCTGCATCACACATTGCCAGCATATTTTTTGGACTTGCATGTAGTAGTTTTGTGATTTCCTATACAGAACTGACAAGCACTATGAAACTGATACTGTAACATTTCAACATAAGTCTAAAGGCTGTATGATACTCTTTCACTAAAcactaaattttttaaaaggtaacagcgattattttatttttttaaaagacaaggaCTAAAGGAGTCCGGAGAAGTAGAGAAAAAGATACTTTTAACAGGTAAAAATACCTCCAAACTGATAATGTATAAATACTGTGGTGTTTAAGACACATGACATTTTCTGTGCATAAGGAGGCAGATTTATGGTTTTATGATATGCTGGTTTGCAAGTGAAGCATAGAAAGATTCACTTTATTTAAGCAATCCACATAAAACTTAGTaaaaatttttatataaataaaatgtttatgaaCATAATACTGAGACGACCTGCTTGCCTCGTGAGCTAAGGACGACCTGAACTCTTGGAAGTTCATGCGTGAGTGCCTTAATCAGAAGATTCGGGGCTTAGAACTTCACTTGCCTTAGACACTGTGACTTGTGAAACTTAACAATATCAACATTCTAGTTGCCATTTTTACTAGAATGAGCAGCCACTTAAATCCTGAAAGCAGGTCACACCAAATCCAATGCAAATCAAACCATCATTATACAAGTAATGCACAAGTcaagttttccttaaaaatgtcaGAGGCCAAAATCTATCTTTAGGATATTAGAGCAAATAGtaaagaaatgtatttgcatCCCACTTCAACCTGGCTTGGTCTTCATGTCTCAATGTAGCTGTTTCCAACACTTTTGTAAGACTGGGTTTAAATTGGCACACACTCTACTGAAGCTATTTTTAGTTCAGTAAAAtggtttcctttcatttttaggCTTCATTTGCAATATGAGATACCAGAGAGCTCCAGGACTAGCCAGAGTGGatagggttttggtttttttttcctctccaacaGTTAATAAATTTCTATTTCATATGTATTTTGAAACtatatatatttcaaaagtAAGCTaataaaataccagaaaaataGTGTTGGATACATGTTTGGTCATATTCTCCTACTGCATGTGTCAAGCTTCAGAGCCAACTGAATGTtacacagcaaaggaaaatgcaacTGAATGCACAATTTGGTAAAAATGGTCTAATCTATCAAGTCACACTTTCGGCTGCCGCCGCCTGTTGTATCTTTTACAGTTCTGTTTAGTTTTCTTCCATCTTCCTGACTTTCCTGCGCAGGGGCCTTCCCATACCTGTTGGAATTGTCTTAAGGTTTGTGTGCTCCCTTTCTTAGCTAGTGAACATTTGATATTCTTGATGCTATTCAACAGAACAATGCCCAAATGCTCCTGCATACTTAGGCCGGGGTCCATACATGAAAATCGTTAGCATCTGTTTTACATTTAGAGCAGTCAGTGAATGCAACGGGAAGTAACGGGGATGATTATGACAGAAAGCTGCTCCAAGCCCATCAGGGTCTTTAAGCAtgttcctcctgctctgcattttctgtaCCCGTCTGCCTCTTATCACTGCAACGCTCCTGCTTTATCTGTTAGTGTTTATGGCTGTGTTGGCTTATCTTTATGGCAAGTCTGTAAATTCCCGAGGCCCATCGGTGTTCTCACTCACCACCACAACCACACGCACAAAACCCGCCAACAGAACTCCCCGCTCCGGTGCTGGGGGGAGCGCGGAAGAGCCGTGGGGCCGGCGCCCCGGCAGGAGACGGTCCGACAGGGAAACGCGTTTTCTACTGCGAGGGAAAGAAACTCCCGGCAAGCGTggaaaaactgctttaaaaaaaagccacccaAAAAGCGGCACCGTCCTGCTGCAGCCGCAGGGCAACAGGCGCGGGGgtgccgccccgctcccgccccttCTGCGCGGGGCCGGCTTGGAAGATGGAGGACTACGGGCGATTCTTGGCGCTGCTGGTCTCGGCGCTGCTGCTCGGCTTCGTGTCGGTTGTCTTCTCCCTCGTCTGGGTCTTCCACTACCGCgaagggctgagctgggacGGCAGCCTGGGGGAGTTCAACTGGCACCCCGTCCTCGCCATCACGGGCTTCGTCTTCATCCAGGGCATCGGTGCGTCGGGGCCCGCGCCCGGGGCTGGCACGGAGGGGGCCGGGCCagggcggggggctgcgggggacCCGGGACTGCctggggccggggcggcgggcagcggggcagaggcggcggggagcggggcagaGGCAGCGGGGCAgaggcggcggggagcggggcagaGGCGGCGGGGCAGAGGCGgcggggagcagggcagaggcgGGGCAGCCGTGTGACAGCGGGAGCGCAGCGGCCCGCGGTGTGCGACCGCAGCCgttcaggaaaggcagcacTCCCCAAAAGGGACAAAGAGTCCCTTGTAATACGACGAAACTGCTATATatgttgttttgggtttttttctgcaagcacTTGTTTACCCTGGCCTGGGATTGCCTTGCACTTGGAGTAACGCTTGCGAGGTGTGTTTTCCTACTCAGCCCGAATCTATGCAAGTTGAGAACCGAAGTGCCAGGAATGCTGCCCTAGGAAAGTCTCTCTTTTGGCTCCCTCTCTTTTGGTTCTCTCCCATGTCccaggagaagaaagcaaagttCAGTACCACTAAAGCTAGATCCAGGAACGGGGATTGTGCCAGAGAGGATGCTGCACCACAAGCATCATAAAATGCAATTCATCAGCCTACACttactgtaaattattttgtaaaatatatctttttaattaattcttaatTCTGTTGCCTAAGTAACATACAATGATGATGACACAGTGGTGGGTTTGGTTGTTTATAGACTGTATGAACTCTTGATTGCATAGAGGTCAGCCTTGGACTGACTTTTAAGTCTTTTTCTTGGTCCCACAAAAAGTCTTAGGTCTTTAGTGCAAAGGTTGTTCCTTAAAGCAAACAGGAATACTGGAGTTTGAGCTGTGTTGTTGCTGTTAAGAGTAACTGGTTAATTCCAATAAATCAACTAAATTAGACACACTGTAGCTGATAAACAGTATCAATTGAGGAAAGTAAAATACAATGCTtgcagtaaaaattaaaaagcagataaTGATAGAGCATAACAAAGGTGCTTATCTGGTCTGCGAATATATTTAAACCAGAGCtaaatattgcaaaaaaataagGGCACTTATTCCTGAAATTCGGAACTGTCAATTTATGCTAATGGCATTAAAACTAACGGAAACTTGACAGAGATAACAGCTTccaaaaggaattttttataaaatcagtGACAAAATTCTTGCTAGTTTTAACATGAAGAGCACTAACTGAGTAACATCTCCAAGAAGGGCAAATAAATACTGCAGAGAACAGTGAAATTCCCCTGCAGTGTTAACATTGACTTTTTGGGGGCAAAGGATGGGGGAGATTTTACTGTTCTTAAGTAATGAAGAAACTCTAGAGACTTACAGTATAAAGGCAGGCgggagtatttttttcctttgtaatagAAGATAAACTCAAATTTTGTCTAGACAAAcctagattttaatttttgataACCTTATTTACATTTGCTTCACCACTGAGTAATATATTCCATTCACCCAGCCAGAAAACTTGTCCAGCGTATCTGGACATTCCTTCCAGAGGTCTGAAGATGCTGGAGGAGTGGGTAGCTGTTTAGCTCTGGCTATGAAGGGAATGTTGTGATTTGAACATATATGgcaaatttcattttctcaatGGGAGTGGGGTGTGTCCTCATCTTTGTGGCTTCAAGTTACAGATTACTATTGAGCAATAAGCAATATAAGTTGTTTTACATAATAGGAAGTGTGCTTTCAGGCTATAAATAAGCAATGAAAAACATCTGGTGACTTCACTAAGTTCTATACTACTCACTGTGATGAAACTACTGGTTTTTATATAAGCATAgtctttttgaagaaaataagaggagattttctgctgctttttcctattagtttctttttcttccctctgaaaCTGTTTTCCTATGTCACAGAGTAAGAATGTTGCCTTAAGCTTTCTGTAGGTAATGATATATACAAAATAAACGGAAGTTTAccataggttaaaaaaaaaaaaaaagaacatacaCAAAAAATTCATTGATAATAGAGCATTATTTGGGGAGCGTATTATATAACAAGAAAGGTGGAGACTGAAGGAGTATTGTAGCAAATCAGATGAAATGTCAACAGACAAGATACCACTGGGTATCTTCCTGATCTTGTAGGATTTACTatagttgctttttaaaagtagaaagcTAAGAGCTACCTAAGTGCTGCATATACTGAAATATTCTAAGGGACACTTTTATTGCAGTATTATCTTTTCACAGAGTTTGTAAAAGCATacactgttttaaaatctgatcATAGCCTGGAAATTTCACTGggaacagtgttttctttgtgaattATTTAGTGCAGTATTGTATTTCCTGGCATGcatccaagtaaaaaaaaaaaaaagtgtaaacagaatgtggaaattaatttgtcatttattattattcatcACAACATACAGAATGaatacaatatttattttccacaacCTATGCTTTTTGCATAAAACACTGAGGTTATGGAGAAATAATGCATAAGGCACACTGAGAATCACTTAAGTAAATTCTTACTCTTCACATTTATCAGGTattactctttttatttttttttctggtgcacATCTATTTCTTAGTGTTTGGAACAGgaacttattttaaaacctgCATATATTTGTATTCTTCTGTTTAAGAATAGCTAATTATATAAAAAAGGTTTGAATGTAATTTCATAAGCAGAAACCTTAAATCAGGATGTGATTAATTAGACGAATGGAGCTCAGGCAAGTCTTTACGGATGTAGGCATTAGCCTTTATTGGTCAAGTAATCAGGTGTTGTCATAAATACTTGTACCCTGTTGCCTGATTATACTTACGTGCTGTCACACATCCAGAATTACTACCTAGTTTGTAATCAGATGTACCTAGGGCTTTGTATCTGGTCTTTGTGTGTCCCCTGTGGAAAGCACCTGGGGGACAgctgtggcagggaaggagcaaTGGGGACCTTGAGGAAAAAGCTTAGCAAGAAGCAGCTCGAGGCTAGGTTATCCTTGTGGAACATCTGGAGTTAGAACACTCAGAACTGTTGTTTTGCTCAGACTGGACAAAACAGTGTCTGCTAGAGTTATTACTGCAAATACAGGCAAAACCCTCTTAAATTCAGCTAAGAATGTTGGAAGAGTTGTAGTTGCCAAACCCTTTTGCCTCTTAAAAGTGAAACGACGGTTTCCTTATGCTGAGTTGCATTTTCCCATTTAAAGTAGTCCTGTTAATGCAACAGACAGTAATATATATCAATGCAATTATAGAATAGCATTACCCAAAGTCAGCAAAAAGAATAAGTATTTTAACAtaagagccacaaggatgattaagggagtggaacatctcccttatgaggaaaggctgagggagctgggtctctttagtttggagaaaaggagactgaggggggacctcatcaatgtttacaaatatgtaaagggtgagtgtcaagacgatggagttaagcttttttcagtgaagaccagtgataggacaaggggtaatggatacaagttggagcataggaggtttaagatgaatatcaggaaaaatttttttactgtaagagtgacagagcactggaacaggctgcccagagaggttgtggagtctccttcgctggagacattcaaaacccgcctggatgccttcctgtgtgatgtactctaggtgaccctgctctggcaggggggttggactagatgatctttcgaggtcccttccaacccctatgattctatgattctatgattctatgatcttacAGTCTTTCTTAATGGGTGGTCTTCTGGATAGAAGAATTGGGCCCTATTCCTCCAATGTGActaacagcagaaaaatcaaaatcCTGTGCAAAATCCCTGTTAGATCCATTTCAGGAGTAAGGAAAAGACAATACAAAGTTGTTTAcagtttttttttgctgtttttttggaaacaagtttaagttttgttgtttgccttttttttttttttaattaggaagaaatcccCCTAAAAAGCCTCAGTTGTATATTTGGAATAGGCTATGCTACATGTAGGAGAAAAAGCCTTTAAACAGACTTTTTTAGAGGATTAAAGGTTGGATTTTCCTGTAATTTACCATGGAACTGTGTGAATGATGCTTGATTATTAAACTCTGAAAGAAGTTATCCTCTAAAACATtacttgtttctgttctttcttcagCTATTATTGTGTACAGACTGCCCTGGACCTGGAAGTGCAGCAAGCTCCTAATGAAGTTCATACATGCTGGATTAAATACCATAGCAATGATACTTGCAATTGTTTCTATGGTAGCCGTGTTTGATTACCACAATGCCAGGAACATTCCTAACATGTACAGTCTGCACAGCTGGATTGGGCTGGCTGCTGTTATATTTTATGCTCTCCAGGTCAGAATCTAACTGTATTTATAAACAGGATGTAAATTTGAAGAATGTGTTGGGTAATTCAGGCATGATAAGTCCTCATTATACACTGCAACTATTGGGATACTCATTttacattctgtgatttggcaCATTAGCATGTAAATGTGCAAATACTGGATCCTTGACTTCaaagaaaattttactttaaagcatcttttgttttttttactgggaTAATGGCAGTTTATTTACTACTCAGTTATTCAGTAATCTTTTTCTAAGCTCTATGAACTGCTGAAGCTAAAGGAAGTGATTTGGTTTGCTAgcagtatattttaaaacagctaaAGCTTTTATTAAGGAAGTTTCAAATgaagtaattgtttttcttttttttcccagcaatcATAATTTTAAGTAGTCACTTCTTGGCCTCATGATTTTTGTTTATCAGCAGAACAAGTACAGCAGGGAGCAGTGCAGACCTAAAGGATCTGACATCTGCATGAGCTACTACTGGCTAACCAGTTTCCCTGAATCAGCAGAACTTTGATAAATGTTCATGTGTATGCTTTTAACAGCTCCTGTTGACAAAGAATAAGAGTAACAATCTAAAATGAGCTAACTTAGGATGTTTTGCATTTGGCATAGAAGAGCAGGCCTGCCCTGACATATAGTGTACACCTGCAGTTGTGATGTATCTACATAGACATTTGAATTCCCTCTGTTGTTATTACACTatggaaatttattttgttccttcaaattgtgattcttttttttttgttttgccaaaacactaaaaagaaaaaagaaaaaaaaaaagacttaattATCTGGTGATCAAGCACAGAAAATCCCCAGCTGAGGGATCTGGGCTCTGGACTGTTACCCTTCACTGCTCAGGCCAGAAGGTACAGGAAATAGTattgaaatgctgtttttaacatgtagaaaacagaaaacatattGTAGCACTGTTGAGTATAGTCTTTATATCTGAACAACAGCTAATGAATAAGAAGGAACAATGTTAAGATTTTCCTTGTCCTAACAATGCAGTTATTTCAGGGAAATCTGTGCTGCCACTATACTATATAAGcattttttccaattatttagGTAAAGAATTGTGAATAATATTTGAATTCTTCTCATTTTGCTACATAAACATGATCAATGGCACTTAATACCTTGCCTGTTTCATCAATAGAACTGTAGTGTTACTTCCTTCAAACTGGTATGTAAGTCTCCAGTCAGATACTGGTGTTTGTTAAAAGTGATTGAAAACTGTTGTAAAAAATAGTCATAAAGTAGTATGTCTGTTAAGAGAGAAGACATGTAGCATTTGCCAAGAATGGCATGTCAGACTCAGAACTGAACAATTATTGAGGACGGATGCTCAAATAATACTCCACCTACAGGAACAATAGTGCAAATATATTGTATTTAAGCCAAATGTATAGTAATACAATGTAGCATACAGACAAGTTAAGAATAGCGCAGAAATGTAAAATGGAGACTGTCTCTTGGAAAGCAACGTCTCTGGAAATTAGTAGGAAGCTCAAAATGAATTATCATGATGCTGTGACAACAGTAAAAGTAAATTCTCTAATAAGAGATTCCCTTAGGCTCCACATATGGCATTGTTGAAACTATGAAATACTATGGAAtaaatttttctgaaatgtaaaaaaatacaaagtaattgGAAAAGTAATTGGAAAAACTATCTCTCAGTGAAAGACTTAAAAAGCTCCAACTGTTCAGCAGATCTAAGGAAGACCAAGAGATAACTTGATTACAGTGTATTAAAAAGCTTTCCAGGGAGAAAATATGAGGCTCTTTAATccagttttgaaaaacaaaacaaagactaAGACTGGAAGTTAAAGCAAGATGAAATACAAATTCTTGCACTATTTCTAATTTAGCAGCAAGGAAGAGTAACAGTAGAACAAACTAAAGAAGGGATGCAAGCTCAGTATGACTGGGCAGGCCTGTGACTGCAACCATGTGACATGATGGGTTATCTTCCATCACAAAATTAGCCCTAATGGAAGGGGGAAGTTATTTATGTCCCCTGAATAATttcacaaaacccaaacacatctTCACTCTGTAAATGCCAACTGATATATTGAGAGCTCATTAACCTTCTAAAGACATGCACTTTGATTTAACTGAAACTCTCACAAGGTAAAAGTACTTAGTCCACTCAAGTCAGAAGGTTAGACTGCCTTCAgatctttatttatttgtacatCTGTAACAGAAGCAGAGAACATAACTTGAAGAGACTAAAGATGCAGCTACTCACACCTTTACATATTAATGAATTAGTGAAATTGAAAACTTTTGTTTCCGGCACTTAGTTTGGTTGCAGTTTTAGCATTACCAGTAAGTTTGGACACTGATATTAGGTGggattatttataaaatatttcaagtcaCTTCCTAGGTGCTAATCCAGAATTAGATCTTTGGTTTTGAAGTTAAacacattcagaaataaaaatgccaatttttttcaaatttgtaCGCGATGACATctcaaaatggtatttttatgatgatttttattctgttagAGAAGTGTAGCTTGTTTCCCATACAGCTTTAACTATGAATCTGTTTTGTATTTAGCTTTTCTTCGGTTTCGCtgtctttctgctgccttttgctcCCGTTCCTCTCCGAGCAGCTCTCATGCCGATACATGTTTATTTGGGTCTTACCATCTTTGCAACAGTGATTGCAACAGCTCTCATGGGAATCACAGAAAAGCTTATATTTTCAttgtaagcattttttttttcacttgttaaTTAAAGTTATTAATGACAAACTGTACTTTGATTTGCACAGAATCATAATCATCTAGTATTGGCAgactgttttgttctgttttgtttgaaaaagaCTGCCTACCTAGCAGGAGACTGCTGGTTTTAGATCAGGACTGTCTTTACAACaactgacctttttttttttttccctccgAAGGAAAAATCCTGCATACAGTACGTCCCCACCAGAGGCAGTTTTTGTCAACTGCCTTGGTCTTTTGCTTGTCACGTTTGGTGCACTTGTTTTGTGGATGGCAAGCAGGGCCCATTGGAAGCGCCCCCCAGAAGAGAATGCAAAAGTTCTGCTGCCTGTTGGAGGGACTCCTGAAGGCACAGAAGAAGAATCCACCATGACAGATGGTAATAATGCAGATAAATCTGATCTGAGGATCAATAGTGAAGtagccagaaaacaaaacctcaaactTGATGAGGCCGGCCAACGATCAACTATgtaaagaaaatacacagaataaaaatactattaCACTGCCAAACCCCCAAATTGGTTTATTCCAGTTTAGTTATATTCATGTATAAATAGGTTGGcgttttattttttattacttgtttACATAGATATTTTATTGAGAATCTAAAATATATTgccaaatattttctatttcagaagACTTTCTTTGCttctatttcagaaaatttcttcctgtttctaaATGTTCACAAGAACTTAAGGAATTATTCTATTGTTTTGTTACTTGTAGTACTCATTTGTAGATGAAAGTAAACATTTAATTACAATGTCTATTTTGCTTATTCATATTTGTACGttaataaaaactatttttcaatCTTATGATACCACTGAGTACAGATTTATattacagtaataaaatacaACTTTGTACATTTGGCAAAAGaccaaattattattttgactACTTTTTTGAAAACAGGAGGACAGTTGTACAAAATTccttaaatatttcttaattcCAAGAATTCCTGATTCTGTTTCTGATTAAATGTAAGTATTCTGTAATGTTAGAAGTATAATCAGGATATAATAGAAAGTGAAGGAATTCacaatataaagaaaaaatctgtatttcaccTTCTGATCATAACAGAAGTCCTTCACAGCATttgttagaaaggaaaaaaaacccaaaactaacCTCAGTCATGAGGTTGGTATAGCAAAGAAGGGAAGATTGTAAATTCTGATGTATGATGGTCACATGGTGTGCTGTAAGATCCAAATACCCTCAGATAAATAACAGCCAGATTGAACATATAGCAAAGGTTCTGACCCCATGGAATCTTCCAGAACTAACATATGCACATCAATTTACTCATCAGTATGTTGTTGATCATGAAATGCTACAAATGGTAAAACCATCTATATGAACATATCTATAACAAGTAAAAATTAAGGTATGTTCTTGAGCTTAACTCTTCTAAAAGTTTAAAGCATAAACGGATTATTCCTGAATATCATACAGCTGTTGGTTCAAACTTCCCAAAATCATCATcatggaagacaaaaaaatagtACAATCATCAGTATAGCAGAAAACTTGCTGTATTCAAACCTGACCATTCCCTCTTGCTGATAACTTCTCTTAACTGTCTCTTGTAGGCTGCATTTTTTTGGCAGTGTTCTCGTAAAATAGTCCATATTTTTTCAATATGTTGATTATTACAGTATTCAACAGAAGCTCAACTATATTCACCCTTGAAAGAGGGGACTCAAAATTTTGGCAGGAGGACTCCATTTGTGTGGAGAAGTGTTTTTTGTAAGTAGTTGACAGAACCCTTGTAAACTTTGTAAAGATTTTTGCATTGTGCTATGGTATGAGCAGTGGGCAGTAAGAAAGGCTAAATTAGTGTACAGGAAGAGACTGAAGTCCAGGTCAAAAATGGATCACAACCATTCCAAGCAATGTGGCTAACAGAAGAGTTGAGGTAATGTTGAGAAAATGCAATTACTACCATACACCTATCAGAATTCTAAAAAAATGGCAAGGCCACAGGTAACTCTAACAGAAGTAGAAACAACTGGTATAATTTGAAATTACCTCACTTATGTTAGTGAAATGGTGTCATCATAGACTACCAATGTATGTTAGCTTGCGGCTTGAGTTTACAGTTGAGTCCATGGCCATGTGTACTGATTACTCATTGGTCTCAAATTCCATCTTTTGCCTATTGCCAATGCAAGCAATACCTATAAATGTAGCTGTGAGAAGACAGATTAAagttgcaaaaatatttgcagttttaattcaaattttcaCTAGCATTTCATTCCAACAGAAACACTTCCATCTAGCAGTACTCAAAGTCTGCAGGATATTATTAGATAGTGTGGTTAGCAGGCagattttcaaatacttttgtAGTAGATGATGCTACTCATCTGTGTATACAAGCAGTAATCCACTAGGTGGCAAGCACTACCAAAACAGTCTTTGGCAGATTCAAGTCATCTTTAGATGACACAATAAGATGACTCAtctgtcttaaaataaaattacaaggTTAATAGACATA
This is a stretch of genomic DNA from Apus apus isolate bApuApu2 chromosome 6, bApuApu2.pri.cur, whole genome shotgun sequence. It encodes these proteins:
- the LOC127386351 gene encoding plasma membrane ascorbate-dependent reductase CYBRD1, which encodes MEDYGRFLALLVSALLLGFVSVVFSLVWVFHYREGLSWDGSLGEFNWHPVLAITGFVFIQGIAIIVYRLPWTWKCSKLLMKFIHAGLNTIAMILAIVSMVAVFDYHNARNIPNMYSLHSWIGLAAVIFYALQLFFGFAVFLLPFAPVPLRAALMPIHVYLGLTIFATVIATALMGITEKLIFSLKNPAYSTSPPEAVFVNCLGLLLVTFGALVLWMASRAHWKRPPEENAKVLLPVGGTPEGTEEESTMTDGNNADKSDLRINSEVARKQNLKLDEAGQRSTM